Proteins from a genomic interval of Cervus elaphus chromosome 13, mCerEla1.1, whole genome shotgun sequence:
- the BAG5 gene encoding BAG family molecular chaperone regulator 5, with amino-acid sequence MEMGNQHPSISRLQEIQKEVKSIEQQVLGFSGLSDDKNYKKLERILTKQLFEIDSVDTEGKGDIQQARKRAAQETERLLKELEQNANHPHRLEIQNIFQEAQALVKEKVVPFYSGGNCVTDEFEEGIQDVILRLTHVKTGGKVSLRKARYHTLTKICAVQEIIENCMKKQPSLPLSEDAHPSVAKINSVMCEVNKTRGTLIALLMGVNNKETCRHLSCVLSGLMADLDALDVCGHTEIRNYRKEVVEDINQLLRYLDLEEEADTTYAFDLGQNHSILKIEKVLKRMREIKTELLQAQNPSELYLSAKTELQGLIGQLDEVSLEKNPCIREARRRAVIEVQTLITYIDLKEALEKRKLLACEEHPSHRAVWDVLGNLSEIQGEVLSFDGNRTDKNYIRLEELLTKQLLALDAVDPQGEEKCKAARKQAVKLAQNILSYLDLKSDEWEY; translated from the coding sequence ATGGAGATGGGAAACCAACACCCTTCTATTAGTAGGCTTCAGGAAATTCAAAAGGAGGTAAAAAGCATAGAACAGCAAGTACTTGGTTTCAGTGGTCTGTCAGATGACAAGAATTACAAGAAACTGGAGAGGATTCTCACAAAACAGCTTTTCGAAATAGACTCTGTAGATACTGAAGGGAAAGGAGATATTcagcaagccaggaagagggcaGCACAAGAGACAGAGCGTCTTCTCAAAGAGTTGGAGCAGAATGCAAACCACCCACACCGGCTCGAAATACAGAACATTTTTCAAGAAGCGCAGGCCCTGGTGAAAGAGAAGGTTGTGCCGTTTTATAGTGGAGGCAACTGTGTAACTGATGAGTTTGAAGAAGGCATCCAGGATGTCATTTTGAGGCTGACACACGTCAAGACCGGAGGCAAGGTCTCCCTGCGGAAAGCACGGTATCACACCTTAACCAAAATCTGTGCCGTGCAGGAGATTATCGAGAACTGCATGAAGAAGCAGCCTTCCCTGCCGCTCTCTGAAGACGCGCACCCCTCTGTTGCCAAGATCAACTCTGTGATGTGTGAAGTGAACAAGACCAGAGGCACACTGATTGCCCTTCTGATGGGCGTGAACAACAAGGAGACGTGCAGGCACTTGTCCTGTGTGCTCTCGGGGCTGATGGCCGACCTGGATGCTCTCGATGTGTGCGGCCACACGGAAATCAGAAACTATCGGAAGGAGGTCGTGGAAGACATCAACCAGTTACTGAGATACTTGGACTTAGAAGAGGAAGCAGACACCACGTATGCATTTGACCTAGGACAGAACCATTCCATTCTGAAAATAGAAAAGGTCCTCAAGAGAATGAGAGAAATCAAAACTGAACTTCTCCAAGCACAGAATCCTTCTGAATTATACCTGAGCGCCAAAACAGAACTACAGGGTTTGATTGGGCAGTTGGACGAGGTGAGTCTTGAAAAAAACCCCTGCATCCGGGAAGCCCGGAGAAGAGCGGTGATTGAAGTGCAGACCCTCATCACCTACATTGATTTGAAGgaagccctggagaaaagaaagctCTTGGCTTGTGAGGAGCACCCCTCACACAGGGCGGTCTGGGACGTGCTGGGGAACCTGTCGGAGATCCAGGGCGAAGTGCTCTCCTTCGATGGCAATCGAACCGACAAGAACTACATCCGCCTGGAAGAGCTGCTTACCAAGCAGCTGCTCGCCCTAGACGCGGTAGACCCACAGGGCGAGGAGAAGTGTAAGGCAGCCCGGAAACAGGCTGTGAAGCTGGCGCAGAACATCCTCAGCTATCTGGACCTAAAGTCCGACGAGTGGGAGTACTGA
- the LOC122706480 gene encoding uncharacterized protein LOC122706480 isoform X1 — MASRRPARRLVLTALCRAFSGRGCQLAPERGAERRDAAPSRVSRFCPPRKSRHDWIGPPDKYSNLRPIHFYIPENESPLEQKLRELRQETQEWNQQFWADQNLTFHKEKEEFVRSRLKAKGLDLRTESGQKATLNAEEMADFYKEFLSKNFQKHMYYNSSSCTGHNLPPWGRPPEVSKDRTLGCFKSDFVTAREKRVDVAREACTPGREGPLHTTAGTHRRQIKSGFRMSQKHVLYSDKKHTWLSDFVIKNCERRACFEKDRKQQRPQWPRPGLGGGEGTTGVSTPCVTPVTGRPERGARCKAPPVLVPESRVGLRAFALDINYMAVRHRGLEKRFSNMGLKGG; from the exons ATGGCTTCCCGGCGGCCCGCGAGGAGGCTCGTCCTCACCGCTCTCTGCCGCGCCTTCTCGGGCCGCGGCTGTCAGCTCGCCCCCGAGCGCGGCGCCGAGCGCAGAGATGCGGCGCCGAGCCGG GTCTCAAGATTCTGCCCTCCAAGAAAATCTCGCCATGATTGGATAGGACCTCCAGATAAATATTCAAACCTTCGACCTATTCACTTTTACATCCCTGAAAATGAGTCACCACTGgaacaaaagctaagagaattgaGACAAGAAACACAAGAATGGAACCAACAGTTCTGGGCAGACCAGAATTTGACTTTTCATAAG gaaaaagaagaatttgttCGCTCAAGACTCAAAGCCAAAGGCCTGGATCTGAGAACCGAATCAG gtCAGAAAGCAACGTTGAATGCAGAAGAAATGGCTGACTTTTACAaggaatttttaagtaaaaatttccaGAAGCACATGTATTATAACAG CTCTTCCTGCACGGGTCATAATCTGCCTCCTTGGGGCAGGCCTCCTGAGGTTTCAAAGGACAGAACCTTAG GATGCTTCAAGAGTGACTTCGTCACAGCGAGAGAAAAGCGCGTGGACGTCGCCAGAGAAGCCTGCACCCCCGGCAGAGAGGGACCCCTACACACCACAGCTGGGACCCACCGCCGCCAAATAAAGAGTGGCTTCAGGATGAGCCAAAAGCATGTTCTGTATTCAGACAAAAAGCATACGTGGCTCTCAgactttgtaattaaaaattgTGAAAGGCGAGCTTGCTTTGAGAAGGATCGGAAGCAGCAGCGCCCACAGTGGCCACGTcctgggctggggggtggggaggggacgaCGGGTGTCTCGACACCCTGTGTCACCCCGGTGACAGGACGGCCGGAGCGGGGGGCGCGGTGCAAGGCACCCCCAGTCCTGGTGCCAGAGTCCCGAGTGGGTCTCCGGGCATTTGCACTTGACATAAATTACATGGCAGTTAGACACAGGGGACTCGAGAAGCGTTTTAGCAACATGGGTCTTAAGGGTGGTTGA
- the LOC122706480 gene encoding cytochrome c oxidase assembly factor 8 isoform X2: protein MASRRPARRLVLTALCRAFSGRGCQLAPERGAERRDAAPSRVSRFCPPRKSRHDWIGPPDKYSNLRPIHFYIPENESPLEQKLRELRQETQEWNQQFWADQNLTFHKEKEEFVRSRLKAKGLDLRTESGQKATLNAEEMADFYKEFLSKNFQKHMYYNRDWYKRNFAITFFMGKVALERIWNKLRPKQKTSS, encoded by the exons ATGGCTTCCCGGCGGCCCGCGAGGAGGCTCGTCCTCACCGCTCTCTGCCGCGCCTTCTCGGGCCGCGGCTGTCAGCTCGCCCCCGAGCGCGGCGCCGAGCGCAGAGATGCGGCGCCGAGCCGG GTCTCAAGATTCTGCCCTCCAAGAAAATCTCGCCATGATTGGATAGGACCTCCAGATAAATATTCAAACCTTCGACCTATTCACTTTTACATCCCTGAAAATGAGTCACCACTGgaacaaaagctaagagaattgaGACAAGAAACACAAGAATGGAACCAACAGTTCTGGGCAGACCAGAATTTGACTTTTCATAAG gaaaaagaagaatttgttCGCTCAAGACTCAAAGCCAAAGGCCTGGATCTGAGAACCGAATCAG gtCAGAAAGCAACGTTGAATGCAGAAGAAATGGCTGACTTTTACAaggaatttttaagtaaaaatttccaGAAGCACATGTATTATAACAG GGACTGGTACAAGCGTAATTTTGCCATCACCTTCTTCATGGGAAAAGTGGCCCTGGAGAGGATTTGGAACAAGCTTAGACCGAAACAGAAGACCAGCAGTTAG